A segment of the Desulfurococcus mucosus DSM 2162 genome:
ACGGCTGGTTCGACGAGGACACCTACATGGAGACGGTTTACTACGCTAACACGTTCTTCATGGAGTTCACTAGGTGGTTGATCAGGAACACCAACTGGGATCTCCTAATGACGTACACGCCGATAGTCGACAACGTCTACCACGAGTTCCTCGGCATGACTGATCCAAGGATGCCCTACTATGATCCAGTCAAGGCGCCGAAGTACTGGGGCTACATCCTGAGGACTATACAGTGGGCGGACCAGTTCGTCCAGATGATCCTATCCGAGGTAGACCTCACTAACACAGCGGTCGTCGTGGTCTCCGATCACGGCCAGTGGCCTGTGGCCAAGCTGGTCTACGTGAACAACATTCTCGAGCAAGCCGGGCTCCTTAAGAGGAGTGGTAGCACAATACTCTTGAATGAAACCCTGGCGTACTACACGGGGTACAACCAGGTGTTCATCAACCTGAAGGGCAGGGAGGCTGGCGGAATAGTCGACCCAGCAGACTACGACAGGGTTGTAAACAACGTGATGTCGGTCCTCGCGTCGACAAGGGACCCGGATACGGGTGAACCAGTCTTTAGCGTCGTCATGAAGAAGAGTGAGGCAGCATCCCTCGGCCTATGGGGGGACAGGGTTGGAGACATAGTAATCAGCTGTAAGCCGGGCTACGCGCCATGGGGAGGCATCCTGCGAGCCGGCTCCCCGTTCGTCAACGTCACGCCGCTTAAAACCATAACAGCCAACCACCAGGACCTACCCTTATACCCCGAGCTCCACGCAGTGTTCGCAGCGGTTGGCGCCGGCGTCGGCCACGGCGTCCTAGGCCTCGTTTACTCCACGAGCGTCGCGCCAACGGTGGCAGCCTTACTGGGCATAGAGCCCCCGTTGAACTCCACGGGGACCCCGCTCCCAGTCCTGAAGCCGTGGACCACCACGGTGACTGAGACGCAGTCCTTCACGGCGACCACTACTTTCACGCAGACCCAGACGGTTACAGCCACCGTTACAGCAACAACAACGTTCACGAAGCCCGAGGTCGTGACGGCCACTGAGCGCTATGTGGACGCTGCGTCGACAACCATCATAGCGGCGGTAGCCCTAGTGGAGGCAGCAGCCATAGTCCTCCTTGCAAGGAGGGGTAAGTAGAATCTCTCCTCAACCCGTTTTTCCCGGTTCCTCCCGCCTAGAGGCCGCTGCTTAATAAGGGTGTTAGATGGCTCCAGCCCTCCCGGCACCCTGGTGCACGTTGAACACGATTGTTAAATACCTGCCCCGCGATATCTCTCCAACTGTGAAGGCGTGGTGGAGCAGCATGCCTCCGGGGGAGCTCGTGAGAGCCCGTATAAGGGTGAGGGGCCTCGTGCAAGGCGTGTTCTTCAGGGCCACCATGAAGGAGGTTGCAGACCAGCTAGGCGTGTCAGGCTGGGTGAGGAACCTCCCTGATGGAAGCGTTGAAGCCGTTGTAGAGGGGGAGAGGCAGAGGGTGGAGGAGTTGATTAAGTGGGCTCATAGAGGCCCCCCGGCAG
Coding sequences within it:
- a CDS encoding acylphosphatase, encoding MPPGELVRARIRVRGLVQGVFFRATMKEVADQLGVSGWVRNLPDGSVEAVVEGERQRVEELIKWAHRGPPAARVEAVEVEWEPYKGEFKGFKIKYY
- a CDS encoding alkaline phosphatase family protein, whose amino-acid sequence is MSKAWIPVLAVLIVLAFLAAPSAAQSTPPAKKVVLLSIDALRADMVWQLLSNQTPGAPQLPGFRYIAEHGYIAKGMIVSFPSSTAVSHAVISTGAPPAVTGITGNAMHLPGTPLTSLVSGFNGSLLLAEPLWMTADRQGLTAVVAAFPQSNPSAWEGKMRRSMVFNPYDSSMGPPTYSTLYTSNRSVPAATYVDVSPALNWTGSLPGVSVVKAWEASFSYGDEAWFLYIADTNGDERPDVVAVVPRVKDLGAALTVLREGEWSKPLNTTLTYKGVSYVVAPLFKAVNLSLDNLRVYRSLTRPFESAARWFSDRQVAWRVWNEVVARVGFITDGDYYGLANGWFDEDTYMETVYYANTFFMEFTRWLIRNTNWDLLMTYTPIVDNVYHEFLGMTDPRMPYYDPVKAPKYWGYILRTIQWADQFVQMILSEVDLTNTAVVVVSDHGQWPVAKLVYVNNILEQAGLLKRSGSTILLNETLAYYTGYNQVFINLKGREAGGIVDPADYDRVVNNVMSVLASTRDPDTGEPVFSVVMKKSEAASLGLWGDRVGDIVISCKPGYAPWGGILRAGSPFVNVTPLKTITANHQDLPLYPELHAVFAAVGAGVGHGVLGLVYSTSVAPTVAALLGIEPPLNSTGTPLPVLKPWTTTVTETQSFTATTTFTQTQTVTATVTATTTFTKPEVVTATERYVDAASTTIIAAVALVEAAAIVLLARRGK